A stretch of the Musa acuminata AAA Group cultivar baxijiao chromosome BXJ2-7, Cavendish_Baxijiao_AAA, whole genome shotgun sequence genome encodes the following:
- the LOC135617519 gene encoding shikimate kinase 3, chloroplastic-like, with product MEASSALSLQSCSWIGTEKVGRKTGGFARLSNRCLEERKVAMVRFGDPRRSGASIRTGHAERKIFCCHKKPSGSENFHNSFDEALVLKRKSEEVLPYMSGRCIYLVGMMGSGKSTVGKILAEVLRYSFFDSDKLVEQAVGVSSVAQIFEEYSEAFFRDNESEVLKDLSSMRRLVVATGGGAVIRPINWKYMKQGITIWLDVPLEALARRIAAVGTASRPLLHQEPGDPYTKAFAKLTALSEQRGKAYANADARVSLEHIADKKGHGDVHALTPTDIAFEALTQIESYVIENAAALNHRFILG from the exons ATGGAGGCGAGTTCGGCGCTGAGCTTGCAATCCTGCTCTTGGATCGGTACGGAGAAGGTCGGACGGAAGACTGGCGGCTTCGCCAGGCTCTCCAACCGATGCTTGGAGGAGCGCAAGGTCGCCATGGTTCGATTCGGGGATCCACGGAGGAGTGGAGCTTCGATTCGCACCGGACATGCCGAGCGCAAGATTTTTTGTTGTCACAAGAAGCCATCAG GCTCAGAGAACTTTCACAACTCATTTGATGAAGCTCTCGTATTGAAG AGGAAGTCAGAAGAAGTTCTTCCCTACATGAGTGGGCGTTGTATCTATCTTGTTG GGATGATGGGTTCTGGTAAAAGCACTGTAGGCAAGATCTTAGCAGAAGTGCTACGTTATTCTTTCTTTGACAG TGACAAATTGGTCGAACAGGCTGTTGGTGTATCTTCTGTTGCCCAGATATTTGAGGAGTATAGTGAAGCCTTCTTCAGAGACAATGAG AGTGAGGTCTTAAAGGACTTGTCTTCAATGCGCCGTTTGGTTGTCGCAACTGGTGGTGGTGCCGTAATTCGTCCAATCAACTG GAAATATATGAAACAGGGGATTACGATCTGGCTAGATGTTCCTCTGGAAGCTCTGGCGAGGCGGATTGCTGCTGTAGGGACTGCTTCGCGCCCTCTTTTGCATCAAGAACCTGGTGATCCATACACGAAG GCTTTTGCGAAACTCACTGCACTCTCCGAACAAAGGGGCAAGGCATATGCAAATGCTGATGCAAGAGTATCCCTTGAAC ATATTGCAGATAAAAAGGGCCATGGGGATGTTCATGCGCTTACACCAACGGATATTGCATTTGAG GCACTAACACAGATCGAGAGCTATGTTATCGAGAATGCAGCTGCTTTGAATCATCGTTTCATTCTGGGATGA
- the LOC135617521 gene encoding pentatricopeptide repeat-containing protein At4g32450, mitochondrial-like isoform X2: MYKKKASVLTIRSLSVLSKAPPLIWQWRWLSTAAQRNDFPPDSHDGREATGEPCSNLGRSSPSGRYQSSNWCHGGEPGGVRLQNPEWLKVQNGNGFSGVVEHQRSNLGDTCGGKPYGSYRDNQMTGNGSDRSVACGSEWRSNGESFHNPNSPSQGNYSGAFDHNSNDFSRHHTVGSSKPCRSWNSQIRNGEFCQNPNSHNGKVHQEDLFQSPNIASDYKPVVNAESYQNVNDWSRSWKFYQDPNRQYDGNCQVTFGNNLNVATGHHMMGNGKPYAIEDDRNTKREPHQNFNDRYRGNYQGGFGQNPNVAAVNHTVGGGELYYRPDGGFQQQPDAHYGYNPGNSHHHPNSYSTENPEGDFSSNQEGIYSGRAADIRQIPNVFYKERPVDIQHDPFGNQREDSPVLHQGSSFSLNAAGYDQSLKCLQSTIGSASEGSPETGSSSTYKGTIEELDDFCREKKVTDAVKVLALLEENVVMVDLPRYLKLMQACDSDKFLEEARQVHNCISRRFVNVEVGVHNKILDMYFRCGSSTDAFQLFDNMPQRNLTTWDTMIMGLANNGLGEDAIDLFTQFKQKGLKPDGGLFVSIFSACGSLGAVDEGLLHFESMKKDFSIVPSMEHYVSIVDMLGRTGYLDEALEFIEQMPVEPSVDVWETLMTLSRLNGNLELGDQCVQIVERLDPSRLNEQSRKGLLLVKDSDLAKEKEKKKTLEIRSRVHEYRAGDTSHPENDKIYAQLRCLQRQMKEAGYVPDTRFVLHDVDPESKEEALLAHSERLALSYGLMTTPARTNIRIMKNLRVCGDCHNALKIISKLVGRLIIARDAKRFHHFEKGVCSCKDYW; this comes from the exons ATGTACAAGAAGAAGGCGTCCGTTCTTACCATCCGTTCACTCTCCGTTCTCTCCAAG GCGCCGCCTTTGATCTGGCAGTGGCGGTGGCTAAGCACAGCCGCGCAACGAAACGACTTCCCGCCTGACTCTCATGACGGTCGTGAGGCTACCGGTGAGCCTTGCTCCAATCTTGGTCGGTCTTCCCCCTCTGGTCGCTATCAGAGTTCCAACTGGTGCCACGGAGGAGAGCCGGGAGGAGTTCGGCTGCAAAATCCAGAGTGGTTGAAGGTGCAGAATGGAAATGGTTTCTCCGGGGTGGTCGAGCATCAAAGGTCGAATCTTGGGGATACTTGTGGCGGAAAACCATACGGTTCTTACAGGGACAACCAGATGACTGGAAATGGTAGTGATAGATCAGTTGCTTGTGGCAGTGAATGGAGATCCAATGGAGAATCGTTTCACAACCCCAATAGTCCCTCCCAGGGGAACTATTCTGGAGCTTTTGATCATAATTCAAATGATTTCAGTAGACACCACACAGTCGGCAGCAGCAAACCATGTCGAAGTTGGAATAGCCAGATTAGGAATGGGGAATTCTGCCAAAATCCTAATAGTCATAATGGAAAGGTCCATCAAGAGGATCTTTTCCAGAGTCCAAACATTGCTAGTGACTACAAGCCTGTAGTAAATGCTGAATCATATCAAAATGTGAATGACTGGAGTAGAAGTTGGAAATTTTATCAGGACCCTAATCGACAGTATGATGGGAACTGTCAAGTGACCTTTGGAAATAATTTAAATGTTGCTACAGGACACCATATGATGGGAAATGGTAAACCATATGCAATTGAGGATGATAGGAATACAAAGAGAGAGCCTCATCAAAATTTTAATGACCGGTACAGAGGGAATTATCAAGGTGGTTTTGGGCAAAACCCAAATGTTGCTGCTGTTAATCACACAGTTggaggtggtgagctatattacaGACCAGACGGAGGATTTCAGCAGCAGCCTGATGCACATTATGGATATAATCCAGGGAATAGTCATCATCATCCCAATTCTTATAGTACAGAGAATCCAGAAGGTGATTTTTCAAGTAACCAAGAAGGAATTTATTCAGGTAGAGCAGCAGATATTCGTCAGATACCTAATGTTTTTTATAAGGAAAGGCCAGTCGACATTCAGCATGACCCATTTGGAAATCAAAGAGAGGATTCTCCAGTGCTTCATCAAGgttcttctttctctctgaatGCTGCAGGATATGATCAATCATTAAAATGTTTGCAATCTACTATTGGATCAGCTTCTGAAGGATCTCCTGAAACTGGTAGTTCTAGTACATACAAGGGTACAATTGAAGAGCTGGATGATTTTTGCAGAGAGAAAAAAGTAACAGATGCTGTGAAAGTGCTGGCTTTGCTTGAGGAGAATGTTGTTATGGTGGATCTCCCAAGGTACTTAAAGTTGATGCAAGCATGTGATAGTGATAAGTTTCTTGAAGAAGCAAGACAAGTACATAATTGCATTTCACGAAGATTTGTCAATGTTGAGGTTGGAGTTCATAACAAGATTTTGGATATGTACTTCAGATGTGGTTCGTCAACCGATGCTTTCCAGCTTTTTGATAATATGCCCCAGAGGAATTTGACAACATGGGATACTATGATAATGGGTCTTGCAAATAACGGGCTTGGAGAGGATGCAATCGATCTGTTCACTCAGTTTAAACAGAAGGGATTGAAGCCAGATGGAGGTTTGTTCGTCTCCATTTTTTCTGCTTGTGGTTCTTTAGGAGCTGTTGATGAGGGGTTGTTGCACTTCGAATCAATGAAGAAGGACTTCAGCATTGTTCCTAGCATGGAACATTATGTTAGCATTGTAGATATGCTTGGAAGAACTGGATATTTGGATGAAGCTCTTGAATTCATTGAGCAGATGCCTGTTGAGCCAAGTGTTGATGTTTGGGAAACATTAATGACTCTTTCTAGACTTAATGGAAATTTGGAGCTTGGGGACCAATGTGTGCAGATTGTTGAGCGCTTAGATCCATCTAGGCTAAATGAACAGTCTCGTAAGGGTCTTCTGCTTGTTAAAGATTCAGACTTggcaaaagagaaagaaaagaaaaagactcTTGAAATTAGGAGCAGGGTTCATGAATACAGGGCAGGAGACACATCTCATCCTGAAAATGACAAGATTTACGCACAGCTAaggtgtttgcaacgtcaaatgaAAGAGGCTGGATATGTACCAGATACACGATTTGTTCTGCATGATGTTGATCCAGAATCCAAGGAGGAAGCTTTGCTCGCTCACAGTGAGAGACTGGCTCTTTCTTATGGCCTTATGACTACCCCAGCTCGGACAAATATtaggatcatgaaaaatcttcgtGTTTGTGGAGATTGCCATAATGCTCTGAAGATCATATCAAAACTCGTTGGCCGTCTAATCATTGCACGAGATGCTAAGAGATTTCATCATTTTGAGAAAGGAGTCTGCTCTTGCAAAGATTATTGGTGA
- the LOC135617521 gene encoding pentatricopeptide repeat-containing protein At4g32450, mitochondrial-like isoform X3, translating to MYKKKASVLTIRSLSVLSKWRWLSTAAQRNDFPPDSHDGREATGEPCSNLGRSSPSGRYQSSNWCHGGEPGGVRLQNPEWLKVQNGNGFSGVVEHQRSNLGDTCGGKPYGSYRDNQMTGNGSDRSVACGSEWRSNGESFHNPNSPSQGNYSGAFDHNSNDFSRHHTVGSSKPCRSWNSQIRNGEFCQNPNSHNGKVHQEDLFQSPNIASDYKPVVNAESYQNVNDWSRSWKFYQDPNRQYDGNCQVTFGNNLNVATGHHMMGNGKPYAIEDDRNTKREPHQNFNDRYRGNYQGGFGQNPNVAAVNHTVGGGELYYRPDGGFQQQPDAHYGYNPGNSHHHPNSYSTENPEGDFSSNQEGIYSGRAADIRQIPNVFYKERPVDIQHDPFGNQREDSPVLHQGSSFSLNAAGYDQSLKCLQSTIGSASEGSPETGSSSTYKGTIEELDDFCREKKVTDAVKVLALLEENVVMVDLPRYLKLMQACDSDKFLEEARQVHNCISRRFVNVEVGVHNKILDMYFRCGSSTDAFQLFDNMPQRNLTTWDTMIMGLANNGLGEDAIDLFTQFKQKGLKPDGGLFVSIFSACGSLGAVDEGLLHFESMKKDFSIVPSMEHYVSIVDMLGRTGYLDEALEFIEQMPVEPSVDVWETLMTLSRLNGNLELGDQCVQIVERLDPSRLNEQSRKGLLLVKDSDLAKEKEKKKTLEIRSRVHEYRAGDTSHPENDKIYAQLRCLQRQMKEAGYVPDTRFVLHDVDPESKEEALLAHSERLALSYGLMTTPARTNIRIMKNLRVCGDCHNALKIISKLVGRLIIARDAKRFHHFEKGVCSCKDYW from the exons ATGTACAAGAAGAAGGCGTCCGTTCTTACCATCCGTTCACTCTCCGTTCTCTCCAAG TGGCGGTGGCTAAGCACAGCCGCGCAACGAAACGACTTCCCGCCTGACTCTCATGACGGTCGTGAGGCTACCGGTGAGCCTTGCTCCAATCTTGGTCGGTCTTCCCCCTCTGGTCGCTATCAGAGTTCCAACTGGTGCCACGGAGGAGAGCCGGGAGGAGTTCGGCTGCAAAATCCAGAGTGGTTGAAGGTGCAGAATGGAAATGGTTTCTCCGGGGTGGTCGAGCATCAAAGGTCGAATCTTGGGGATACTTGTGGCGGAAAACCATACGGTTCTTACAGGGACAACCAGATGACTGGAAATGGTAGTGATAGATCAGTTGCTTGTGGCAGTGAATGGAGATCCAATGGAGAATCGTTTCACAACCCCAATAGTCCCTCCCAGGGGAACTATTCTGGAGCTTTTGATCATAATTCAAATGATTTCAGTAGACACCACACAGTCGGCAGCAGCAAACCATGTCGAAGTTGGAATAGCCAGATTAGGAATGGGGAATTCTGCCAAAATCCTAATAGTCATAATGGAAAGGTCCATCAAGAGGATCTTTTCCAGAGTCCAAACATTGCTAGTGACTACAAGCCTGTAGTAAATGCTGAATCATATCAAAATGTGAATGACTGGAGTAGAAGTTGGAAATTTTATCAGGACCCTAATCGACAGTATGATGGGAACTGTCAAGTGACCTTTGGAAATAATTTAAATGTTGCTACAGGACACCATATGATGGGAAATGGTAAACCATATGCAATTGAGGATGATAGGAATACAAAGAGAGAGCCTCATCAAAATTTTAATGACCGGTACAGAGGGAATTATCAAGGTGGTTTTGGGCAAAACCCAAATGTTGCTGCTGTTAATCACACAGTTggaggtggtgagctatattacaGACCAGACGGAGGATTTCAGCAGCAGCCTGATGCACATTATGGATATAATCCAGGGAATAGTCATCATCATCCCAATTCTTATAGTACAGAGAATCCAGAAGGTGATTTTTCAAGTAACCAAGAAGGAATTTATTCAGGTAGAGCAGCAGATATTCGTCAGATACCTAATGTTTTTTATAAGGAAAGGCCAGTCGACATTCAGCATGACCCATTTGGAAATCAAAGAGAGGATTCTCCAGTGCTTCATCAAGgttcttctttctctctgaatGCTGCAGGATATGATCAATCATTAAAATGTTTGCAATCTACTATTGGATCAGCTTCTGAAGGATCTCCTGAAACTGGTAGTTCTAGTACATACAAGGGTACAATTGAAGAGCTGGATGATTTTTGCAGAGAGAAAAAAGTAACAGATGCTGTGAAAGTGCTGGCTTTGCTTGAGGAGAATGTTGTTATGGTGGATCTCCCAAGGTACTTAAAGTTGATGCAAGCATGTGATAGTGATAAGTTTCTTGAAGAAGCAAGACAAGTACATAATTGCATTTCACGAAGATTTGTCAATGTTGAGGTTGGAGTTCATAACAAGATTTTGGATATGTACTTCAGATGTGGTTCGTCAACCGATGCTTTCCAGCTTTTTGATAATATGCCCCAGAGGAATTTGACAACATGGGATACTATGATAATGGGTCTTGCAAATAACGGGCTTGGAGAGGATGCAATCGATCTGTTCACTCAGTTTAAACAGAAGGGATTGAAGCCAGATGGAGGTTTGTTCGTCTCCATTTTTTCTGCTTGTGGTTCTTTAGGAGCTGTTGATGAGGGGTTGTTGCACTTCGAATCAATGAAGAAGGACTTCAGCATTGTTCCTAGCATGGAACATTATGTTAGCATTGTAGATATGCTTGGAAGAACTGGATATTTGGATGAAGCTCTTGAATTCATTGAGCAGATGCCTGTTGAGCCAAGTGTTGATGTTTGGGAAACATTAATGACTCTTTCTAGACTTAATGGAAATTTGGAGCTTGGGGACCAATGTGTGCAGATTGTTGAGCGCTTAGATCCATCTAGGCTAAATGAACAGTCTCGTAAGGGTCTTCTGCTTGTTAAAGATTCAGACTTggcaaaagagaaagaaaagaaaaagactcTTGAAATTAGGAGCAGGGTTCATGAATACAGGGCAGGAGACACATCTCATCCTGAAAATGACAAGATTTACGCACAGCTAaggtgtttgcaacgtcaaatgaAAGAGGCTGGATATGTACCAGATACACGATTTGTTCTGCATGATGTTGATCCAGAATCCAAGGAGGAAGCTTTGCTCGCTCACAGTGAGAGACTGGCTCTTTCTTATGGCCTTATGACTACCCCAGCTCGGACAAATATtaggatcatgaaaaatcttcgtGTTTGTGGAGATTGCCATAATGCTCTGAAGATCATATCAAAACTCGTTGGCCGTCTAATCATTGCACGAGATGCTAAGAGATTTCATCATTTTGAGAAAGGAGTCTGCTCTTGCAAAGATTATTGGTGA
- the LOC103992122 gene encoding tubulin alpha chain, whose amino-acid sequence MRECISIHIGQAGIQVGNACWELYCLEHGIQPDGQMPGGKTVGGGDDAFNTFFSETGAGKHVPRAVFVDLEPTVIDEVRTGSYRQLFHPEQLISGKEDAANNFARGHYTIGKEIVDLCLDRIRKLADNCTGLQGFLVFHAVGGGTGSGLGSLLLERLSVDYGKKSKLGFTVYPSPQVSTSVVEPYNSVLSTHSLLEHTDVAVLLDNEAIYDICRRSLDIERPTYTNLNRLVSQVISSLTASLRFDGALNVDVTEFQTNLVPYPRIHFMLSSYAPVISAEKAYHEQLSVAEITNSAFEPSSMMAKCDPRHGKYMACCLMYRGDVVPKDVNAAVATIKTKRTIQFVDWCPTGFKCGINYQPPTVVPGGDLAKVQRAVCMISNSTSVADVFSRIDHKFDLMYAKRAFVHWYVGEGMEEGEFSEAREDLAALEKDYEEVGAESAEGEEYDEADEY is encoded by the exons ATGAGAGAGTGCATCTCCATCCACATCGGCCAGGCCGGTATCCAGGTCGGCAACGCCTGCTGGGAGCTCTACTGCCTGGAGCACGGCATTCAG CCGGATGGCCAGATGCCGGGCGGCAAGACGGTTGGCGGAGGAGACGATGCCTTCAACACCTTCTTCAGCGAGACCGGGGCCGGGAAGCATGTCCCCCGCGCCGTGTTCGTCGACCTCGAACCCACCGTGATCGATGAGGTCCGCACTGGCTCCTACCGCCAGCTCTTCCACCCTGAGCAGCTCATCAGCGGAAAGGAGGACGCGGCCAACAACTTCGCCCGCGGCCACTACACCA TTGGGAAGGAGATCGTGGATCTGTGCTTGGACCGCATCCGGAAGCTGGCAGACAACTGTACCGGCCTCCAGGGCTTCTTGGTCTTCCATGCGGTTGGTGGCGGCACAGGGTCTGGACTGGGATCCCTGCTTCTCGAGCGGCTCTCGGTCGATTACGGCAAGAAGTCGAAGCTGGGATTCACCGTCTATCCTTCGCCTCAGGTTTCCACTTCTGTCGTCGAGCCCTACAACAGCGTCCTCTCAACTCACTCCCTCCTTGAGCACACTGATGTCGCAGTGCTCCTCGACAACGAGGCGATCTATGACATCTGCCGCCGCTCTCTTGACATCGAGCGCCCCACCTACACCAATCTCAATCGCCTCGTCTCTCAG GTGATCTCGTCTTTGACGGCTTCGCTGCGCTTCGACGGAGCGCTTAACGTGGACGTGACGGAGTTCCAGACGAACCTGGTGCCGTACCCGAGGATCCACTTCATGCTGTCGTCCTACGCGCCGGTAATATCGGCGGAGAAGGCCTACCACGAGCAGCTGTCGGTGGCGGAGATCACGAACAGCGCATTCGAGCCGTCGTCGATGATGGCCAAGTGCGACCCGCGGCACGGCAAGTACATGGCCTGTTGCCTCATGTACCGGGGTGACGTAGTCCCCAAGGACGTGAACGCGGCGGTGGCCACCATCAAGACGAAGCGCACCATCCAATTCGTGGACTGGTGCCCCACGGGGTTCAAGTGCGGCATCAACTACCAGCCGCCGACGGTGGTGCCGGGCGGGGACCTGGCCAAGGTGCAGCGAGCCGTGTGCATGATCTCCAACTCCACCAGCGTGGCGGATGTGTTCTCGAGAATCGACCACAAGTTCGACCTGATGTACGCCAAGAGAGCGTTCGTGCACTGGTACGTGGGGGAGGGGATGGAGGAGGGGGAGTTCTCGGAGGCAAGGGAGGACCTGGCGGCGCTGGAGAAGGACTACGAGGAGGTGGGGGCGGAGTCGGCGGAAGGTGAGGAATACGACGAGGCAGACGAGTATTAG
- the LOC135617521 gene encoding pentatricopeptide repeat-containing protein At4g32450, mitochondrial-like isoform X1, whose protein sequence is MYKKKASVLTIRSLSVLSKVSSRSHPPFPPLFPSFPFGTSYENLARATKAPPLIWQWRWLSTAAQRNDFPPDSHDGREATGEPCSNLGRSSPSGRYQSSNWCHGGEPGGVRLQNPEWLKVQNGNGFSGVVEHQRSNLGDTCGGKPYGSYRDNQMTGNGSDRSVACGSEWRSNGESFHNPNSPSQGNYSGAFDHNSNDFSRHHTVGSSKPCRSWNSQIRNGEFCQNPNSHNGKVHQEDLFQSPNIASDYKPVVNAESYQNVNDWSRSWKFYQDPNRQYDGNCQVTFGNNLNVATGHHMMGNGKPYAIEDDRNTKREPHQNFNDRYRGNYQGGFGQNPNVAAVNHTVGGGELYYRPDGGFQQQPDAHYGYNPGNSHHHPNSYSTENPEGDFSSNQEGIYSGRAADIRQIPNVFYKERPVDIQHDPFGNQREDSPVLHQGSSFSLNAAGYDQSLKCLQSTIGSASEGSPETGSSSTYKGTIEELDDFCREKKVTDAVKVLALLEENVVMVDLPRYLKLMQACDSDKFLEEARQVHNCISRRFVNVEVGVHNKILDMYFRCGSSTDAFQLFDNMPQRNLTTWDTMIMGLANNGLGEDAIDLFTQFKQKGLKPDGGLFVSIFSACGSLGAVDEGLLHFESMKKDFSIVPSMEHYVSIVDMLGRTGYLDEALEFIEQMPVEPSVDVWETLMTLSRLNGNLELGDQCVQIVERLDPSRLNEQSRKGLLLVKDSDLAKEKEKKKTLEIRSRVHEYRAGDTSHPENDKIYAQLRCLQRQMKEAGYVPDTRFVLHDVDPESKEEALLAHSERLALSYGLMTTPARTNIRIMKNLRVCGDCHNALKIISKLVGRLIIARDAKRFHHFEKGVCSCKDYW, encoded by the coding sequence ATGTACAAGAAGAAGGCGTCCGTTCTTACCATCCGTTCACTCTCCGTTCTCTCCAAGGTCAGTTCCCGCTCACATCCCCCTTTTCCCCCTCTTTTCCCCTCCTTCCCTTTTGGGACTTCTTACGAGAACCTCGCGCGTGCCACAAAGGCGCCGCCTTTGATCTGGCAGTGGCGGTGGCTAAGCACAGCCGCGCAACGAAACGACTTCCCGCCTGACTCTCATGACGGTCGTGAGGCTACCGGTGAGCCTTGCTCCAATCTTGGTCGGTCTTCCCCCTCTGGTCGCTATCAGAGTTCCAACTGGTGCCACGGAGGAGAGCCGGGAGGAGTTCGGCTGCAAAATCCAGAGTGGTTGAAGGTGCAGAATGGAAATGGTTTCTCCGGGGTGGTCGAGCATCAAAGGTCGAATCTTGGGGATACTTGTGGCGGAAAACCATACGGTTCTTACAGGGACAACCAGATGACTGGAAATGGTAGTGATAGATCAGTTGCTTGTGGCAGTGAATGGAGATCCAATGGAGAATCGTTTCACAACCCCAATAGTCCCTCCCAGGGGAACTATTCTGGAGCTTTTGATCATAATTCAAATGATTTCAGTAGACACCACACAGTCGGCAGCAGCAAACCATGTCGAAGTTGGAATAGCCAGATTAGGAATGGGGAATTCTGCCAAAATCCTAATAGTCATAATGGAAAGGTCCATCAAGAGGATCTTTTCCAGAGTCCAAACATTGCTAGTGACTACAAGCCTGTAGTAAATGCTGAATCATATCAAAATGTGAATGACTGGAGTAGAAGTTGGAAATTTTATCAGGACCCTAATCGACAGTATGATGGGAACTGTCAAGTGACCTTTGGAAATAATTTAAATGTTGCTACAGGACACCATATGATGGGAAATGGTAAACCATATGCAATTGAGGATGATAGGAATACAAAGAGAGAGCCTCATCAAAATTTTAATGACCGGTACAGAGGGAATTATCAAGGTGGTTTTGGGCAAAACCCAAATGTTGCTGCTGTTAATCACACAGTTggaggtggtgagctatattacaGACCAGACGGAGGATTTCAGCAGCAGCCTGATGCACATTATGGATATAATCCAGGGAATAGTCATCATCATCCCAATTCTTATAGTACAGAGAATCCAGAAGGTGATTTTTCAAGTAACCAAGAAGGAATTTATTCAGGTAGAGCAGCAGATATTCGTCAGATACCTAATGTTTTTTATAAGGAAAGGCCAGTCGACATTCAGCATGACCCATTTGGAAATCAAAGAGAGGATTCTCCAGTGCTTCATCAAGgttcttctttctctctgaatGCTGCAGGATATGATCAATCATTAAAATGTTTGCAATCTACTATTGGATCAGCTTCTGAAGGATCTCCTGAAACTGGTAGTTCTAGTACATACAAGGGTACAATTGAAGAGCTGGATGATTTTTGCAGAGAGAAAAAAGTAACAGATGCTGTGAAAGTGCTGGCTTTGCTTGAGGAGAATGTTGTTATGGTGGATCTCCCAAGGTACTTAAAGTTGATGCAAGCATGTGATAGTGATAAGTTTCTTGAAGAAGCAAGACAAGTACATAATTGCATTTCACGAAGATTTGTCAATGTTGAGGTTGGAGTTCATAACAAGATTTTGGATATGTACTTCAGATGTGGTTCGTCAACCGATGCTTTCCAGCTTTTTGATAATATGCCCCAGAGGAATTTGACAACATGGGATACTATGATAATGGGTCTTGCAAATAACGGGCTTGGAGAGGATGCAATCGATCTGTTCACTCAGTTTAAACAGAAGGGATTGAAGCCAGATGGAGGTTTGTTCGTCTCCATTTTTTCTGCTTGTGGTTCTTTAGGAGCTGTTGATGAGGGGTTGTTGCACTTCGAATCAATGAAGAAGGACTTCAGCATTGTTCCTAGCATGGAACATTATGTTAGCATTGTAGATATGCTTGGAAGAACTGGATATTTGGATGAAGCTCTTGAATTCATTGAGCAGATGCCTGTTGAGCCAAGTGTTGATGTTTGGGAAACATTAATGACTCTTTCTAGACTTAATGGAAATTTGGAGCTTGGGGACCAATGTGTGCAGATTGTTGAGCGCTTAGATCCATCTAGGCTAAATGAACAGTCTCGTAAGGGTCTTCTGCTTGTTAAAGATTCAGACTTggcaaaagagaaagaaaagaaaaagactcTTGAAATTAGGAGCAGGGTTCATGAATACAGGGCAGGAGACACATCTCATCCTGAAAATGACAAGATTTACGCACAGCTAaggtgtttgcaacgtcaaatgaAAGAGGCTGGATATGTACCAGATACACGATTTGTTCTGCATGATGTTGATCCAGAATCCAAGGAGGAAGCTTTGCTCGCTCACAGTGAGAGACTGGCTCTTTCTTATGGCCTTATGACTACCCCAGCTCGGACAAATATtaggatcatgaaaaatcttcgtGTTTGTGGAGATTGCCATAATGCTCTGAAGATCATATCAAAACTCGTTGGCCGTCTAATCATTGCACGAGATGCTAAGAGATTTCATCATTTTGAGAAAGGAGTCTGCTCTTGCAAAGATTATTGGTGA